In one window of Coralliovum pocilloporae DNA:
- the mtaB gene encoding tRNA (N(6)-L-threonylcarbamoyladenosine(37)-C(2))-methylthiotransferase MtaB, producing MAIKVLTFGCRLNAYESEVMKREAEASGLNEAVLVNTCAVTGEAVRQARQAIRRARRENPDARIIVSGCAAQTETETFAGMDEVDLVLGNDEKLDRSNYVINDFGVSSEERVRVNDIMAVRETAPHLIDGLMDRARAFVQIQNGCDHRCTFCIIPYGRGNSRSVPMGDVTAQIRRLVENGYGEIVLTGVDITSYGADLPGAPTLGRLCDAILRQVPDLKRLRISSIDSIEADDYLMRVIAEEDRLMPHLHLSLQAGDNMILKRMKRRHSREDTIRFCREVRDLRPDMVFGADIIAGFPTETEEMFRQSLAIVDECDLTHLHVFPFSPRPGTPAAKMPQVDRSVVKERAARLRQKGELALTHHFSSEVGQSRSVLVEKAGLGRTEQFTLTELDTGIPGEIIPVTITGHTDRALVASAS from the coding sequence ATGGCCATCAAGGTTCTCACATTTGGATGCCGACTGAACGCTTATGAGTCGGAAGTGATGAAGCGGGAAGCAGAAGCCTCCGGCCTCAATGAGGCTGTGCTGGTCAACACCTGTGCGGTAACCGGCGAGGCTGTCAGGCAGGCTCGACAGGCCATTCGTCGCGCCCGTCGGGAAAATCCGGACGCTCGCATCATTGTATCCGGCTGCGCCGCCCAGACCGAGACCGAGACCTTCGCCGGAATGGACGAAGTGGATCTGGTCCTTGGCAATGATGAGAAGCTCGATCGCAGCAATTACGTGATCAACGATTTCGGCGTCTCGTCCGAAGAGCGTGTCCGTGTCAATGACATCATGGCCGTCAGAGAAACCGCACCGCATCTGATAGACGGTCTGATGGACCGTGCGCGCGCCTTCGTCCAGATCCAGAACGGCTGTGATCACCGCTGTACGTTCTGCATCATCCCCTATGGCCGCGGCAATTCGCGCTCCGTCCCGATGGGTGATGTGACAGCCCAGATCCGCCGACTTGTTGAAAATGGCTATGGCGAGATTGTCCTGACCGGTGTCGACATCACCTCTTACGGTGCCGACCTGCCCGGTGCACCAACCCTGGGCAGGCTCTGTGACGCTATTCTGAGGCAGGTGCCTGATCTGAAGCGGCTCAGAATTTCATCCATCGATTCCATTGAGGCTGATGATTATCTGATGCGGGTCATTGCGGAAGAAGACCGTCTGATGCCGCATCTGCATCTGTCGCTTCAGGCCGGGGACAACATGATCCTCAAACGGATGAAGCGACGACATTCCCGCGAGGACACAATCCGCTTCTGTCGCGAAGTCAGGGATCTGCGCCCGGACATGGTTTTCGGTGCTGACATCATTGCCGGGTTCCCGACCGAGACAGAAGAGATGTTCAGGCAGTCTCTGGCAATTGTTGATGAGTGTGACCTCACCCATCTGCATGTTTTCCCCTTCTCCCCCCGCCCGGGAACACCGGCCGCGAAGATGCCGCAGGTTGACAGGTCTGTAGTGAAAGAGCGCGCAGCGCGCCTGAGACAGAAAGGCGAACTGGCTCTGACCCATCATTTCTCGTCTGAGGTTGGGCAAAGCCGCTCCGTGCTGGTAGAGAAAGCAGGGCTTGGCCGCACCGAGCAATTCACACTGACAGAGCTTGATACGGGCATTCCCGGCGAGATCATTCCTGTGACCATAACCGGACACACCGACCGCGCGCTTGTGGCAAGCGCTAGCTGA
- the ftsY gene encoding signal recognition particle-docking protein FtsY → MSEQKKGFFGRLFGGADKQSEEDRTDDTAIVASEPVENSSPKSIEPDDTAEAVPATDTVEEAPEPSQPSEAVETAEADDPTVHAMAEENASSAPEESEETSEEPSVDVPQPKQSWFQRLRQGLSRSSNSLTDGITSIFTKRKLDEDTLQDLEDILIQADLGVETAMAITDRLSDGRFNKEISDEEVRQILADEVEAVLKPVARPLEVDTSQAGPHVILMVGVNGTGKTTTIGKLASKFRAEGKSVMLAAGDTFRAAAIDQLKVWGERTGSPVLSRDVGSDAASLAYDAMKDAANAGSDILMIDTAGRLQNKAELMAELEKVIRVIKKHDENAPHSVLLVLDATTGQNAVNQVEIFGKVAGVTGLVMTKLDGTARGGILVAISAKHKLPVHFIGIGEGVDDLEPFEPGDFAKAIAGLEG, encoded by the coding sequence ATGAGCGAACAAAAAAAGGGCTTCTTTGGCCGCCTGTTCGGCGGGGCCGACAAGCAATCAGAAGAAGATCGGACTGACGATACAGCCATTGTTGCCAGTGAGCCTGTCGAGAACAGCAGCCCTAAGAGCATAGAACCGGATGATACTGCCGAAGCAGTGCCCGCGACCGATACCGTGGAGGAAGCACCAGAGCCCTCCCAACCATCAGAAGCGGTTGAGACGGCTGAAGCGGATGACCCAACTGTCCATGCTATGGCCGAGGAGAATGCCTCCTCCGCCCCTGAAGAATCTGAAGAAACGTCTGAAGAACCTTCTGTTGACGTTCCTCAACCGAAGCAAAGCTGGTTCCAGCGCCTGCGCCAGGGTCTGTCCCGATCCTCAAATTCGCTTACCGACGGCATCACTTCAATTTTCACCAAGCGCAAGCTGGACGAAGACACGCTGCAGGATCTGGAAGACATTCTGATTCAGGCCGATCTGGGTGTCGAGACCGCCATGGCAATTACAGATCGCCTGTCAGATGGCCGTTTCAACAAGGAAATCTCAGACGAGGAAGTGCGCCAGATCCTCGCCGATGAGGTGGAGGCCGTTTTGAAGCCAGTGGCACGGCCTCTGGAAGTCGATACCAGTCAGGCCGGACCTCATGTGATCCTGATGGTAGGGGTAAACGGCACAGGCAAGACCACCACAATCGGCAAACTGGCATCGAAATTCCGGGCTGAAGGCAAATCCGTCATGCTGGCAGCCGGTGATACATTCCGCGCGGCCGCAATTGACCAGCTCAAGGTCTGGGGCGAACGGACCGGTTCACCGGTTCTCAGCCGCGATGTGGGATCGGATGCTGCAAGTCTCGCCTATGACGCCATGAAAGATGCCGCCAATGCTGGCTCAGACATTCTGATGATCGACACAGCCGGACGTCTTCAGAACAAGGCCGAACTGATGGCCGAACTGGAAAAGGTCATTCGCGTCATCAAGAAGCACGACGAAAATGCACCCCATTCCGTTCTTCTGGTTCTCGATGCCACAACCGGCCAGAACGCGGTCAACCAGGTCGAGATTTTCGGCAAGGTCGCTGGCGTCACCGGACTGGTGATGACAAAGCTTGATGGCACCGCACGCGGTGGTATTCTGGTGGCCATTTCTGCCAAGCACAAACTGCCGGTGCACTTCATTGGTATTGGTGAAGGCGTCGATGACCTCGAACCGTTCGAACCCGGCGATTTTGCCAAGGCCATAGCCGGGCTGGAAGGATAA
- a CDS encoding septation protein A, producing the protein MSQEKPDEINPLLKLALELGPLGIFFFANSKFGIFWATGLFMGAIAVSLVLSFALTRKLAIMPLVTGAFVLVFGGLTLILQDELFIKLKPTIVNVLFGAILLGGLAFGKSLLGYVFESAFSLDDEGWRKLTYRWAFFFFFLAVLNEIIWRNFSTDDWVSFKTFGIFPLTIVFTMAQLPLIQRHSTEKME; encoded by the coding sequence ATGTCTCAAGAAAAGCCGGACGAAATCAATCCGCTTCTGAAACTGGCACTGGAGCTGGGGCCGCTCGGCATCTTCTTCTTTGCCAATTCAAAGTTCGGGATCTTCTGGGCAACCGGACTGTTCATGGGTGCCATTGCAGTTTCCCTGGTGTTGAGCTTTGCCCTGACCCGCAAACTGGCCATTATGCCGCTGGTGACCGGCGCCTTTGTTCTGGTTTTTGGCGGATTGACCCTGATCCTTCAGGATGAGCTTTTCATCAAGCTCAAGCCAACCATTGTCAACGTCCTGTTTGGCGCGATCCTGCTCGGTGGCTTGGCCTTTGGCAAATCCCTGCTGGGTTATGTCTTTGAATCCGCCTTTTCCCTTGATGATGAAGGCTGGCGCAAACTGACCTACCGCTGGGCCTTTTTCTTCTTTTTCCTGGCCGTTCTGAACGAGATTATCTGGCGTAACTTTTCCACCGACGACTGGGTTTCATTCAAGACGTTCGGCATCTTCCCGCTGACTATTGTTTTCACAATGGCACAGCTGCCACTCATCCAGCGGCACAGCACGGAAAAAATGGAATAG
- a CDS encoding NUDIX hydrolase, protein MADSKEAILFERAVPAGDTHERDVCVRCGHIAYENPKIVAGSVVQSDDGRYLLCRRAIEPGYGLWTLPAGYLELHESPEAGAMREAREEACADIAILGLLAVYTIPHISQVQLIYRARLESGFSAGEESLDVALFHWDDLPWDDLAFPSVHWALLQARSVDEDGLEPPFQNPAGALGEATLARR, encoded by the coding sequence ATGGCAGACAGTAAAGAAGCCATCCTGTTTGAGCGCGCTGTTCCTGCAGGGGATACCCATGAGCGGGATGTCTGTGTCCGTTGTGGCCATATTGCCTATGAGAATCCAAAAATTGTTGCAGGATCCGTAGTGCAGAGTGACGATGGCCGTTACCTGCTCTGTCGCCGTGCGATTGAACCGGGCTATGGATTATGGACATTGCCCGCGGGTTATCTTGAGCTGCATGAAAGCCCGGAGGCCGGGGCCATGCGGGAAGCACGTGAAGAAGCCTGTGCTGATATCGCGATTTTAGGGCTGCTGGCAGTCTATACAATTCCCCATATCAGTCAGGTGCAGCTGATCTACCGGGCACGGCTTGAGAGTGGCTTTTCGGCTGGTGAGGAGAGCCTTGATGTGGCTCTGTTTCACTGGGATGACCTGCCCTGGGATGACTTGGCTTTCCCATCCGTGCACTGGGCTTTGCTCCAGGCAAGATCTGTTGATGAGGATGGTCTGGAGCCTCCGTTCCAGAATCCGGCCGGCGCCCTGGGTGAGGCTACGCTGGCCCGGCGGTAA
- a CDS encoding DsbE family thiol:disulfide interchange protein, producing MSEEASVAVKKGSGLRIVLILLPLIIFLALAGLFFERLGSGDNPNNLPSALKGKPAPEFTLPALDGTGVPGFSRADLKGQVTLVNIWASWCVPCRQEHPIINELAKDDRFKVFGLNYKDTPDNARAFLTELGNSFDAIGVDPKGRTGIDWGVYGVPETFVVDRNGVIRYKFIGPLTARSKRDILMPEIEKVLAAQ from the coding sequence ATGAGTGAAGAGGCTTCTGTTGCGGTCAAGAAGGGCAGTGGGCTTCGCATTGTTCTCATCCTTCTGCCTCTGATTATCTTCCTGGCTCTCGCCGGGCTGTTTTTCGAGCGGCTCGGAAGTGGTGATAATCCGAACAACCTTCCCTCTGCCCTGAAGGGCAAGCCTGCACCGGAGTTTACCCTGCCTGCGCTTGATGGCACCGGTGTGCCGGGTTTCTCCCGAGCCGACCTGAAGGGTCAGGTGACCCTTGTCAATATCTGGGCATCCTGGTGCGTACCCTGCCGTCAGGAGCATCCGATCATCAATGAGCTGGCCAAGGATGACCGGTTCAAGGTGTTCGGCCTGAACTACAAGGATACGCCGGACAATGCCCGGGCATTCCTAACAGAGCTGGGCAACTCGTTTGATGCAATCGGGGTTGACCCGAAAGGCCGGACCGGCATTGACTGGGGCGTCTACGGCGTGCCTGAAACCTTTGTCGTCGATCGGAACGGGGTTATTCGCTACAAGTTTATTGGCCCGCTGACGGCTCGTTCCAAGCGTGATATCCTGATGCCGGAAATTGAAAAGGTCTTGGCTGCACAATAA
- the ccmD gene encoding heme exporter protein CcmD: MLIWGPHAGYIAASYGIAILVLAVLIGWIIIDGRTQKRLLTELEKSGIGRRSAARMPDGDAG; encoded by the coding sequence ATGCTGATCTGGGGACCTCATGCAGGCTATATCGCAGCATCCTACGGGATTGCCATCCTTGTTCTTGCCGTCTTGATCGGCTGGATCATTATAGATGGCAGGACGCAGAAACGCCTTCTGACCGAGCTTGAAAAGAGCGGTATTGGACGGCGATCTGCAGCGCGTATGCCTGACGGAGATGCCGGATGA
- a CDS encoding heme ABC transporter permease yields the protein MTATTQPQAASSLWRLANPSRFLRFVDIVQPWLIGLIVVLFAVGIYGSFFSAPADYQQGETVRIMFLHVPAAWLAMFSYTVMAMSSVGTLVWRHPLADVSAKCVAPIGAVFTFISLLTGSLWGKPMWGTWWVWDARLTSVLVLFIMYLGLIALWRTIEDPTRAARSAAILTLVGFINIPIIKFSVDWWNTLHQPASVIRLDGPTIHPSMLWPLIVMAVAFSLLFMLLHFMSMRTEILKRRVRAMQLMQAAKETN from the coding sequence ATGACAGCCACCACACAGCCACAGGCGGCCTCTTCTCTCTGGCGATTGGCCAATCCGAGCCGTTTTCTGCGGTTCGTTGATATTGTTCAGCCCTGGCTGATCGGTCTGATCGTGGTGCTGTTTGCCGTTGGTATCTATGGGTCGTTCTTTTCGGCACCGGCTGATTATCAGCAGGGAGAAACCGTGCGGATCATGTTTCTGCATGTGCCTGCGGCCTGGCTGGCCATGTTCTCGTACACGGTGATGGCCATGTCGTCTGTGGGAACGCTTGTATGGCGTCATCCGCTTGCTGATGTCTCTGCCAAATGTGTGGCACCGATCGGCGCTGTTTTCACCTTTATTTCCCTTCTTACCGGCTCCCTGTGGGGCAAGCCCATGTGGGGAACCTGGTGGGTGTGGGACGCGCGCCTGACGTCGGTTCTGGTGCTGTTCATCATGTATCTCGGGCTGATTGCCCTTTGGCGGACGATTGAAGACCCGACCCGTGCTGCGCGGTCTGCTGCCATTCTGACCCTGGTCGGTTTCATCAATATTCCAATTATCAAGTTTTCGGTGGACTGGTGGAACACGCTTCATCAGCCCGCCAGTGTCATCCGCCTTGACGGACCGACCATTCACCCGAGTATGCTGTGGCCCCTGATTGTCATGGCTGTTGCCTTCAGCCTTCTGTTCATGCTGCTTCATTTCATGTCGATGCGGACGGAAATTCTGAAGCGCCGGGTTCGTGCGATGCAGTTGATGCAGGCTGCAAAGGAGACAAACTGA